A region from the Silene latifolia isolate original U9 population chromosome 7, ASM4854445v1, whole genome shotgun sequence genome encodes:
- the LOC141592191 gene encoding L-type lectin-domain containing receptor kinase VIII.1-like, with the protein MLPTLLPPPPPPPQTFFILVIILILSRHGDAIDTDATEFDFGTLTLPTLTLLGDAHLNNGSVHLTRDLEVPNSGSGRAFYSKPVKFRQSGSNSPVRFTTFFSFTVTNLNPSSIGGGLAFLLSPTADSPGSAGGFLGLGSGSDSGSFVAVEFDTLMDVEYKDINSNHVGLDLSSMVSTQVGDLGEIKVDLKSGDLINAWVEYSGLTRVLNVSVSYSNVKPKEPFLSFSIDLDEYVSDVMYVGFSGSTQGSTETHSIDWWSFSSSFDDDDGDDSPSSSPPSSPSQPSSSIFPLPPPPPPSSPPLIAPSNSQSTVKKTEPSSCHNQLCRRNAGAVAGVVTASAFLLAIFGGIFLWCYSKKPRFNFITNRGSGSLGTDIIKMPKEFSYREIKIATKSFDSNRIIGHGAFGTVYRGVLPDSGDFVAVKRCSHGGGQGKEEFLSELSIIATLRHRNLVRLQGWCHEKGEILLIYDLMPNGSLDKALFESRMVLPWTHRRKILHGVASALAYLHQECENLVVHRDVKSSNIMLDEGFNARLGDFGLARQIEHDKSPDATVAAGTMGYLAPEYLLTGRATEKTDVFSYGAVVLEVASGRRPIERERAVGGNGNLVDWVWSLHKEGRLLVAADGRLNGEYDEEEMRRVLLVGLACSHPDPTVRPTMRVVVQMLVGETEVPIVARTKPSMSFSTSQLLLSLQDSVSDCNAALLTISTSSSERNLFLGKHGPEELV; encoded by the coding sequence ATGTTACCCACATtattaccaccaccaccaccaccaccacaaacctTCTTCATCCTTGTCATTATCCTCATCTTATCTCGCCACGGTGATGCGATTGATACCGATGCGACGGAGTTTGACTTTGGCACGTTGACTCTACCAACGTTAACACTCCTCGGCGACGCCCACCTAAACAATGGCAGCGTCCACCTCACGCGCGACCTCGAAGTTCCTAACTCCGGTTCAGGCCGGGCATTTTACTCCAAACCAGTTAAATTCCGTCAATCCGGTTCAAACTCTCCGGTCCGGTTCACTACCTTCTTCTCCTTCACTGTCACCAACCTTAACCCGTCATCCATCGGCGGCGGCCTCGCATTCCTCCTCTCCCCTACCGCCGACTCTCCCGGGTCAGCCGGGGGCTTCCTGGGTCTCGGGTCCGGGTCAGACTCTGGTTCATTTGTTGCGGTTGAGTTCGACACGCTAATGGACGTGGAGTATAAGGATATTAATAGCAACCATGTTGGGTTGGATCTAAGCTCAATGGTTTCGACCCAAGTAGGTGATTTGGGTGAGATTAAGGTTGACTTGAAATCCGGGGATTTGATCAATGCTTGGGTTGAGTATTCCGGGTTGACCCGGGTTCTTAACGTATCCGTTTCATACTCTAATGTTAAGCCGAAAGAGCCGTTTCTTTCGTTTAGCATTGATTTAGATGAGTACGTTAGTGATGTTATGTATGTTGGGTTTTCCGGGTCAACCCAAGGAAGTACTGAGACTCATAGTATTGATTGGTGGAGTTTCAGTTCGTCTTTCGATGACGACGACGGTGACGATTCTCCTTCGTCATCCCCGCCTTCATCACCGTCACAGCCGTCTTCGTCTATATTTCCATTGCCTCCACCGCCACCACCGTCGTCTCCGCCGTTGATTGCGCCATCGAATTCGCAATCAACGGTCAAGAAAACTGAACCCAGCTCATGCCATAATCAGCTATGCAGGCGTAACGCAGGAGCGGTAGCAGGAGTAGTAACAGCAAGTGCGTTTTTGTTAGCAATATTTGGTGGGATTTTTTTATGGTGTTATTCTAAGAAACCACGCTTTAATTTCATAACCAATCGAGGTTCCGGTAGCTTAGGAACTGATATAATCAAAATGCCCAAGGAATTCAGCTACAGGGAGATTAAAATCGCCACCAAGTCATTCGATTCGAATCGAATTATTGGACACGGTGCGTTCGGGACGGTATACAGAGGGGTATTGCCGGATTCCGGTGATTTTGTAGCTGTAAAACGGTGTAGCCACGGTGGTGGGCAGGGAAAGGAGGAGTTCTTATCGGAATTGTCGATAATTGCCACGCTTAGGCATAGGAATTTAGTTAGATTACAAGGGTGGTGTCACGAAAAAGGCGAAATTTTGTTGATATATGATCTTATGCCAAATGGGAGTTTAGATAAGGCATTGTTTGAGTCAAGAATGGTGTTGCCTTGGACACATAGGAGGAAAATATTACATGGAGTGGCCTCGGCATTAGCTTATTTACACCAAGAATGCGAAAATTTGGTTGTTCATAGGGATGTTAAGAGTAGTAACATTATGTTAGATGAAGGCTTTAATGCCCGTTTAGGTGATTTTGGTTTAGCTAGACAAATTGAGCATGATAAGTCCCCGGACGCCACCGTGGCAGCCGGCACAATGGGGTACTTAGCCCCGGAATACTTGTTAACGGGTCGAGCCACAGAGAAAACCGACGTGTTTAGTTATGGGGCGGTGGTGCTTGAGGTAGCGAGTGGGCGAAGGCCGATTGAAAGAGAGAGGGCAGTAGGTGGGAATGGGAATTTGGTGGATTGGGTTTGGAGTTTGCATAAAGAAGGGAGGTTGTTGGTGGCGGCGGATGGGAGGTTGAATGGGGAGTATGATGAGGAGGAAATGAGACGAGTGTTGTTGGTGGGCTTAGCTTGCTCGCATCCGGATCCGACGGTTAGACCCACAATGAGAGTTGTGGTACAAATGTTGGTGGGTGAAACTGAGGTCCCAATAGTAGCAAGAACAAAGCCATCAATGAGTTTTAGTACATCTCAACTTCTATTGAGTTTGCAAGATAGTGTTTCTGATTGCAATGCGGCTTTGCTTACAATCTCCACTTCTTCATCCGAACGTAATTTGTTCCTTGGTAAACATGGTCCTGAGGAACTTGTCTAG